Proteins co-encoded in one Leptidea sinapis chromosome 16, ilLepSina1.1, whole genome shotgun sequence genomic window:
- the LOC126968609 gene encoding uncharacterized protein LOC126968609: protein MKSSVIFLSLLVLGLAMPQPRKTFLENVDDFMDLIIVEALPEMAQLNNYMSFEEFIASLDYLGTTDFKGIVYEMEDLPEFKAVVEFLEGHNIDILYFINLLNNMIESLIPSRLLLLQETSGKDMSSFIKDSIALFPKEKLAALYEQKINEDEDFKIAMESLRSDEFQELWNALWENETFKAEADVLAENGIELELLVEEVLAIFGQN, encoded by the exons ATGAAGTCATCAGTCATATTTTTATCCCTTCTCGTGTTGGGGCTTGCCATGCCCCAGCCAAGGAAGACATTTCTTGAGAATGTTGACGATTTCATGGATCTGATAATTGTAGAAGCTCTTCCGGAGATGGCGCAATTAAACAATTATATGAGTTTTGAAGAATTTATAGCGAGTCTTGATTATTTAGGGACAACAGATTTTAAGGGAATTGTTTACGAAATGGAAGATTTACCAGAATTTAAGGCG GTCGTTGAATTTTTGGAAGGTCATAATATAGATATTCTGTACTTTATCAACCTACTCAATAATATGATTG AATCACTAATTCCTAGtagacttcttcttcttcaagaGACCAGTGGTAAAGATATGAGCTCATTTATAAAAGATTCCATAGCTCTATTTCCAAAAGAAAAATTAGCAGCCTTATATGAACAAAAGATCAATGAGGATGAGGACTTTAAAATTGCAATGGAGAGTTTAAGAAGCGACGAATTCCAAGAACTTTGGAATGCTCTTTGGGAGAATGAGACATTCAAGGCAGAAGCGGACGTTCTAGCAGAAAATGGTATTGAACTTGAACTACTCGTGGAAGAAGTACTCGCTATATTTGGACAGAATTAa
- the LOC126968608 gene encoding uncharacterized protein LOC126968608 yields MKSSLVFLAILALSFASPRPRKLFHENYEDFMDLIRAEAGHDLDHLMEHYLEFEEFTKTLDYMRTKDFNNLVHEMEDLPEFKAVIDYLEANKVDVSYFITLLDEMLDQVALDRKSTRHTVSGTDMTAFIKDCIAEFPKAKLAALYDEKIAEDEDFKSAMENLQSEEWNTIYNALWENDTFLQEVQILKDNGIEVDLLLLELIAVFGQN; encoded by the exons ATGAAGTCCTCACTAGTATTTCTGGCTATCCTAGCACTGAGCTTCGCAAGCCCAAGACCGAGAAAGTTATTCCATGAAAATTATGAGGACTTCATGGATCTTATTCGCGCTGAAGCTGGTCACGATCTTGATCACTTGATGGAGCATTACCTGGAGTTCGAAGAATTCACCAAGACCTTGGACTACATGAGAACTAAGGACTTCAATAATCTTGTACACGAAATGGAGGATTTGCCTGAATTTAAAGCA GTGATTGATTACTTAGAGGCAAACAAAGTCGACGTGTCATACTTCATCACTTTATTAGACGAAATGCTTG ATCAAGTCGCCCTAGACAGAAAGTCTACCAGACATACGGTAAGCGGTACAGACATGACTGCATTCATCAAAGACTGTATTGCAGAATTCCCTAAGGCTAAGTTAGCTGCTCTATACGATGAAAAAATAGCTGAAGATGAAGACTTCAAATCGGCAATGGAGAACCTACAAAGCGAAGAATGGAATACTATTTACAACGCTCTGTGGGAAAACGACACCTTCTTACAGGAAGTACAGATCCTTAAGGATAACGGGATTGAAGTTGATCTCCTTCTTCTCGAACTGATCGCAGTTTTCGGACAAAATTAA